In the genome of Pseudomonas sp. HS6, one region contains:
- a CDS encoding efflux RND transporter periplasmic adaptor subunit — protein MKPLWVLSIGLLLGACSKSEPPPEPVRPVLSIKVEALSEETLGRFAGSIQARYESNTGFRVGGRIASRNVDVGAEVEKGTLLATLDPSDQQNQLRSAQGDLAKVEAQLINAQANARRQQALFDRGVGAQAQLDIATTDLKTTQASLDQARAAVNQSKDQLGYTELRSDHKAVVTAWNAEAGQVVTAGQQVVTLAQPDIKEAVIDLPDTLVDQIPSDVVFLVAGQLDPSINTTAVIREIEPQAQSATRTRRARLTLAATPPGFRLGTAISVTLSSAIKPRIELPATALQEVDVKTRIWVIDPQSKTVAPRDVSVTRRTDSTVVLAGGVKSGERVVSAGVNSLKPGQAVKLDEDSQ, from the coding sequence ATGAAGCCTTTGTGGGTGCTGTCCATCGGGCTGCTGCTAGGTGCCTGTTCAAAAAGCGAGCCACCGCCGGAACCGGTGCGGCCGGTGCTGTCGATCAAGGTCGAAGCGCTGAGCGAGGAAACTCTCGGCCGTTTCGCCGGCAGCATTCAGGCGCGCTACGAGAGCAACACCGGTTTTCGCGTCGGCGGGCGCATCGCCAGCCGTAACGTCGATGTCGGCGCCGAGGTGGAGAAGGGCACCTTGCTCGCCACCCTCGATCCCTCCGACCAGCAGAACCAGTTGCGCTCGGCCCAGGGCGACCTGGCGAAAGTCGAGGCGCAACTGATCAACGCCCAGGCCAACGCCCGGCGTCAGCAGGCGCTGTTTGATCGCGGGGTCGGCGCCCAAGCGCAACTGGACATCGCCACCACCGATCTGAAAACCACCCAGGCGTCTCTCGACCAGGCGCGGGCGGCGGTGAACCAGAGCAAGGATCAGCTCGGCTACACCGAACTGCGTTCCGACCACAAAGCCGTGGTCACTGCATGGAACGCCGAGGCCGGGCAAGTGGTCACGGCCGGCCAGCAAGTGGTGACGCTGGCGCAACCGGACATCAAGGAAGCGGTGATCGATCTGCCGGACACGCTGGTCGACCAGATCCCCAGCGACGTGGTGTTTCTGGTGGCCGGGCAACTCGATCCGAGCATCAACACCACGGCGGTCATCCGTGAAATCGAACCTCAGGCGCAAAGCGCCACCCGTACCCGTCGTGCGCGTTTGACGCTGGCTGCCACGCCACCCGGATTCCGTCTTGGCACGGCAATCAGCGTGACCCTCAGTTCAGCGATCAAGCCGCGCATCGAACTGCCTGCGACAGCCTTGCAGGAGGTCGACGTCAAAACCCGGATCTGGGTGATCGACCCGCAAAGCAAAACCGTTGCCCCGCGTGACGTCAGCGTGACCCGCCGCACCGACAGCACCGTGGTGCTGGCCGGCGGGGTCAAGTCCGGCGAGCGTGTGGTCAGTGCCGGCGTCAACAGTCTCAAGCCCGGACAAGCCGTGAAACTCGACGAGGACAGTCAATGA
- a CDS encoding efflux RND transporter periplasmic adaptor subunit — translation MASPGLKTAVMLSLLALLAACSEKKPPQEYLPRVFVQEVKPADFAASVTLTGDVQARVQTQLSFRVGGKIIQRMVDVGDRVSARQVLAKLDPKDLQTNVDSAQAQVVAEQARVKQSAAAFMRQQKLLPKGYTSQSEFDSAQAALHSSQSALSAAQAQLANAKDQLSYTALIADAPGIITERQAEVGQVVQATAPIFTLARDGDRDAVFNVYESLLSQRPADRSIVVSLLDNPAIKTTGTVREITPAVSAQSGTVQVKVTLDSLPQGMQLGSVVSATAKGSGKSAVELPWSALTKNISEPAVWMVDDKGEAQLHNVTVGRYLTGHVIISEGLKGGEKVIVAGGQLLHPGMKVEIAENTYKDLQPGAQP, via the coding sequence ATGGCGAGTCCCGGATTGAAAACAGCGGTCATGTTGAGCCTGCTCGCTTTGCTCGCGGCCTGCAGTGAAAAGAAGCCTCCTCAGGAATACCTGCCGAGGGTCTTTGTGCAGGAAGTGAAACCCGCTGACTTCGCGGCCTCCGTGACCCTTACCGGTGACGTACAGGCACGGGTGCAGACTCAGTTGTCGTTCCGGGTTGGCGGCAAGATCATCCAGCGTATGGTAGATGTCGGTGACCGCGTCTCCGCCAGGCAAGTGCTGGCCAAGCTCGATCCCAAGGATTTGCAGACCAACGTCGACTCCGCGCAAGCCCAGGTGGTGGCCGAACAGGCCCGCGTGAAACAGAGCGCGGCGGCGTTTATGCGTCAGCAAAAACTGTTGCCCAAGGGTTATACCAGCCAAAGCGAATTCGACTCCGCGCAGGCTGCTTTGCACAGTAGCCAAAGTGCTCTCAGCGCGGCGCAGGCGCAATTGGCCAATGCCAAGGATCAACTCAGCTACACCGCACTGATTGCCGATGCCCCGGGCATCATCACCGAGCGCCAGGCCGAAGTTGGCCAAGTGGTTCAGGCGACCGCTCCGATCTTCACGCTGGCCCGGGACGGCGACCGTGACGCAGTGTTCAACGTGTACGAATCGCTGCTGTCCCAGCGGCCCGCGGATCGTTCGATTGTCGTCAGCCTGCTCGACAACCCCGCGATCAAAACCACGGGCACCGTACGTGAAATCACCCCGGCCGTGTCGGCGCAGTCCGGTACGGTGCAGGTCAAAGTCACCCTCGACAGTCTGCCGCAAGGCATGCAGCTTGGCTCAGTGGTCAGCGCCACCGCCAAGGGCAGCGGCAAATCGGCGGTGGAGCTGCCGTGGTCGGCCCTGACCAAAAACATCAGCGAACCTGCGGTGTGGATGGTGGACGATAAGGGCGAGGCGCAACTGCACAACGTCACCGTCGGCCGCTACCTGACCGGGCACGTGATCATCAGCGAAGGACTCAAGGGCGGCGAAAAAGTGATTGTTGCCGGTGGGCAACTGCTGCACCCGGGCATGAAAGTCGAGATCGCCGAGAACACCTACAAGGATCTGCAACCGGGAGCGCAACCATGA
- a CDS encoding amino acid ABC transporter permease: MNFDFAFILSTLPAFLKAVGVTLQVGLIAIGTSLLVALLNATILVFRTPYLQKLVGLYVELARNTPLLIQLFFVYFALPALGVKVSGFTAAIITMTFLGGAYLTEVLRAGVDAVPQAQLESGRSIGLSHGQLLRYVILPQAGILSLPSLFANFIFLLKETTVVSAVAVPEILYTTKSYIALYYKTYEMLAVLTLICVLLFLPLSLLLSRLERRLQHGQFGS; the protein is encoded by the coding sequence ATGAACTTCGATTTCGCATTTATCCTCAGCACCCTGCCGGCGTTTTTAAAAGCCGTGGGCGTGACGCTGCAGGTCGGTTTGATCGCCATCGGCACCTCGCTGCTGGTGGCGTTGCTCAATGCGACGATTCTGGTGTTTCGCACCCCTTACCTGCAGAAGCTGGTCGGGCTGTATGTGGAGCTGGCGCGCAACACGCCACTGCTGATCCAGTTGTTCTTCGTCTACTTCGCCTTGCCGGCACTGGGGGTCAAGGTTTCCGGTTTCACGGCGGCGATCATCACCATGACTTTCCTCGGCGGCGCCTACCTGACAGAAGTGCTGCGCGCCGGCGTCGATGCGGTGCCCCAGGCGCAACTGGAGTCGGGCCGTTCCATTGGCCTGTCCCATGGCCAGTTGCTGCGCTACGTGATCCTGCCGCAAGCCGGGATCCTCAGCCTGCCGTCGCTGTTCGCCAATTTCATTTTCCTGCTCAAGGAGACCACCGTGGTCTCGGCCGTGGCGGTGCCGGAGATTCTCTACACCACCAAGAGCTATATCGCGCTCTACTACAAAACCTACGAAATGCTCGCCGTGCTGACGCTGATCTGCGTGCTGTTGTTCCTGCCGCTGTCGCTGCTGTTGAGCCGTCTGGAAAGGAGGCTCCAGCATGGCCAGTTCGGGTCTTGA
- a CDS encoding efflux RND transporter permease subunit: MKGSFNLSEWALKHQSFVWYLMFVGLLMGVFSYFNLGREEDPSFTIKTMVIQTKWPGATQEETLKQVTDRIEKKLEELDSLDYVKSYTRPGESTVYVYLRDTTSAKDIPEIWYQVRKKINDIRGQFPQGIQGPGFNDEFGDVFGSVYAFTADGLTMRQLRDYVEQARAEIRNVPGLGKIEMVGQQDEVIYLNFSTRKLAALGIDQRQVVQSLQSQNAVTPAGVIEAGPERISVRTSGQFASEKDLAEVNLKLNDRFYRLADIADISRGYVDPASPEFRFDGKPAIGLAIAMQKGGNVQAFGKALHARIDQLTADLPVGVGVHTVSDQAVVVEEAVGGFTSALFEAVIIVLVVSFISLGVRAGLVVACSIPLVLAMVFVFMEYSGITMQRISLGALIIALGLLVDDAMITVEMMVTRLEMGETKEQAATFAYTSTAFPMLTGTLVTVAGFVPIGLNASSAGEYTFTLFAVIAVAMLVSWIVAVLFAPVIGVHILSTNVKPHEAEPGRIGRAFNHGLLWSMRNRWWCIGITVLCFVLAVFCMRFVQNQFFPSSDRPEILVDLNLPQNASIDETRKAVDKLEATLKGDADIVRWSTYIGQGAIRFYLPLDQQLQNPYYAQLVIVSKDFKAREALSQRLRDRLRKDFVGIGSYVQALEMGPPVGRPIQYRVSGKDIDQVRKHAIDLATELDKSPHIGEIIYDWNEPGKVLRIDIAQDKARQLGLSSEDVANLMNSIVSGSPLTQVDDDIYLINVVGRAVDSERGTPETLQNLQIVTPNGTSIPLLAFATVRYELEQPLVWRRDRLPTITIKASVRDEIQPTDLVKVLKPTIDDFAAKLPVGYKVATGGTVEESGKAQGPIAKVLPLMLFLMATFLMIQLHSVQKLFLVASVAPLGLIGVVLALVPTGTPMGFVAILGILALIGIIIRNSVILVTQIEEYEQKGYAPWDAVVEATEHRRRPILLTAAAASMGMIPIAREVFWGPMAYAMIGGIVVATLLTLLFLPALYVAWYKIREPKKN; encoded by the coding sequence ATGAAAGGGTCTTTCAATCTCTCCGAATGGGCCCTCAAACATCAGTCGTTCGTCTGGTATCTGATGTTCGTCGGTCTGCTGATGGGGGTGTTTTCGTACTTCAATCTGGGGCGTGAGGAAGACCCGTCGTTCACCATCAAGACCATGGTGATTCAGACCAAATGGCCGGGCGCGACCCAGGAGGAAACCCTCAAGCAGGTCACCGACCGCATCGAGAAAAAACTCGAAGAACTCGATTCCCTCGATTACGTGAAAAGCTACACGCGCCCCGGCGAGTCAACGGTCTACGTCTACCTGCGCGACACTACCAGCGCCAAGGACATCCCGGAAATCTGGTACCAGGTGCGCAAGAAGATCAACGACATTCGCGGTCAGTTTCCCCAGGGCATTCAGGGGCCGGGATTCAACGACGAGTTCGGTGATGTGTTCGGCTCGGTCTATGCGTTCACCGCCGACGGCCTGACGATGCGTCAGTTGCGCGATTATGTGGAACAGGCTCGGGCCGAGATCCGCAATGTGCCGGGGCTGGGCAAGATCGAGATGGTCGGTCAGCAGGACGAGGTGATCTATCTGAACTTCTCGACCCGCAAACTGGCGGCGCTGGGTATCGACCAGCGCCAGGTGGTGCAAAGCCTGCAATCGCAGAACGCCGTGACCCCGGCAGGTGTGATCGAGGCCGGACCGGAACGCATTTCGGTGCGCACCTCCGGGCAGTTCGCCTCGGAAAAGGATCTGGCCGAGGTCAATCTCAAACTCAATGATCGCTTCTATCGTCTGGCCGACATCGCCGATATCAGCCGTGGTTATGTCGACCCGGCGTCACCGGAGTTCCGCTTCGACGGCAAACCCGCCATCGGCCTGGCGATTGCCATGCAGAAGGGCGGCAACGTTCAGGCGTTCGGTAAAGCCCTGCACGCGCGCATCGACCAACTCACGGCTGACCTGCCGGTCGGCGTCGGTGTCCATACCGTCTCCGATCAGGCAGTGGTGGTGGAGGAGGCCGTCGGCGGCTTTACCAGTGCGTTGTTTGAAGCGGTGATCATCGTGCTGGTGGTGAGTTTCATCAGCCTCGGCGTGCGCGCCGGGCTGGTGGTGGCGTGTTCGATTCCGCTGGTGCTGGCGATGGTGTTCGTGTTCATGGAATACAGCGGCATTACCATGCAACGGATTTCCCTCGGTGCGCTGATCATTGCCCTCGGCTTGCTGGTGGACGACGCGATGATCACCGTGGAGATGATGGTCACGCGCCTGGAGATGGGCGAGACCAAAGAGCAGGCTGCCACGTTCGCCTACACCTCCACGGCGTTTCCGATGCTCACTGGTACGCTGGTGACCGTGGCCGGTTTTGTGCCGATCGGTCTGAACGCCAGTTCGGCGGGTGAGTACACCTTTACCCTGTTTGCAGTGATCGCGGTGGCAATGCTGGTGTCGTGGATCGTCGCCGTGCTGTTCGCCCCGGTGATCGGCGTGCACATTCTCAGCACCAATGTAAAACCCCACGAAGCCGAGCCAGGGCGTATCGGGCGCGCCTTCAATCATGGTTTGCTGTGGTCGATGCGCAACCGCTGGTGGTGCATCGGCATCACCGTGCTGTGCTTCGTGCTGGCGGTGTTCTGCATGCGCTTCGTGCAGAATCAGTTCTTCCCGTCTTCAGATCGCCCGGAAATCCTGGTCGACCTGAACCTGCCGCAAAACGCCTCGATCGATGAGACTCGCAAGGCCGTCGACAAACTCGAAGCCACGCTCAAGGGCGACGCGGACATCGTGCGCTGGAGCACTTACATCGGTCAGGGTGCGATCCGTTTCTACCTGCCGCTGGATCAGCAACTGCAGAACCCGTACTACGCGCAACTGGTGATCGTCAGCAAAGACTTCAAGGCCCGCGAAGCCTTGAGCCAGCGTCTGCGTGATCGTCTGCGCAAGGACTTCGTCGGCATCGGCAGTTACGTGCAGGCTCTGGAAATGGGGCCGCCGGTCGGTCGGCCGATCCAGTACCGGGTCAGCGGCAAGGACATCGACCAGGTGCGCAAGCACGCCATCGACTTGGCCACCGAACTGGACAAGAGTCCGCACATCGGCGAGATCATTTATGACTGGAACGAGCCAGGCAAAGTCCTGCGTATCGACATCGCCCAAGATAAGGCGCGCCAGCTCGGACTGTCATCGGAGGACGTGGCCAACCTGATGAACAGCATTGTCAGTGGCTCGCCGCTGACCCAGGTCGACGACGATATCTACCTGATCAACGTGGTCGGGCGCGCGGTGGATTCCGAACGCGGTACGCCGGAAACCCTGCAAAACCTGCAGATCGTCACGCCCAACGGCACGTCGATTCCGCTGCTGGCCTTCGCCACGGTGCGTTATGAACTGGAGCAGCCGCTGGTGTGGCGTCGCGACCGTTTGCCGACCATCACCATCAAGGCCTCGGTGCGCGATGAAATCCAGCCGACCGACCTCGTCAAAGTCTTAAAGCCAACGATTGATGACTTCGCCGCCAAACTGCCGGTGGGCTACAAGGTCGCCACCGGCGGTACGGTCGAGGAGAGCGGCAAGGCGCAGGGGCCGATTGCCAAGGTGTTGCCGCTGATGCTGTTCCTGATGGCGACGTTCCTGATGATCCAGCTGCACAGCGTGCAGAAGCTGTTCCTGGTGGCCAGTGTCGCGCCGCTCGGACTGATCGGCGTGGTGCTGGCGCTGGTGCCGACCGGTACGCCGATGGGTTTCGTGGCGATCCTGGGGATTCTGGCGCTGATCGGCATCATCATCCGCAACTCGGTGATCCTCGTGACGCAGATCGAAGAGTACGAGCAAAAAGGCTATGCACCCTGGGATGCGGTGGTGGAAGCGACCGAGCACCGGCGCCGGCCGATCTTGCTCACCGCGGCGGCGGCGAGCATGGGCATGATCCCGATCGCCCGGGAAGTGTTCTGGGGGCCGATGGCCTACGCGATGATCGGCGGGATTGTGGTGGCGACACTGCTGACGCTGCTGTTTCTGCCCGCGCTGTATGTGGCCTGGTACAAGATTCGCGAGCCGAAGAAAAATTAG
- a CDS encoding amino acid ABC transporter permease encodes MASSGLELLWVSLPQLAKGAGQTLSISFLSIAISTVGGVLYGVLRTLNVTWLNAVLRIYLELFRAIPVLVWLYLLFFGLPIFFGLSLPSFWCAVLVLSLWGASEVGEVARGALHSLPRGQREAGLSIGLNAAQLYGYVLLPQALKRMTPPTINVYTRIIKTSSLAVLIGVVDVIKVGQQIIERTYESVLIYGALFLFFFFICYPLSAASRVLERRWTQA; translated from the coding sequence ATGGCCAGTTCGGGTCTTGAACTGCTCTGGGTGTCGTTGCCGCAACTGGCAAAAGGCGCCGGGCAAACCCTGTCGATCTCGTTCCTGAGCATCGCCATCAGCACTGTCGGCGGCGTGCTCTACGGCGTGCTGCGCACGCTCAACGTGACGTGGCTGAACGCGGTGTTGCGGATCTATCTGGAGCTGTTCCGAGCGATTCCGGTGCTGGTCTGGTTGTACCTGCTGTTTTTTGGCCTGCCGATTTTCTTTGGCCTGAGCCTGCCGAGCTTCTGGTGCGCGGTGCTGGTGCTGTCGCTGTGGGGCGCCAGTGAGGTCGGCGAAGTGGCGCGCGGTGCTCTGCATTCGTTGCCGCGCGGGCAGCGTGAGGCGGGGCTGTCGATCGGCCTGAACGCGGCGCAGCTCTACGGCTACGTGCTGTTGCCCCAGGCGCTGAAACGCATGACGCCACCGACCATCAACGTCTACACACGGATCATCAAGACCAGTTCGCTGGCGGTGCTGATCGGCGTGGTGGACGTGATCAAGGTCGGCCAGCAAATCATCGAGCGCACCTACGAATCGGTGCTGATCTACGGCGCGCTGTTCCTGTTTTTCTTTTTCATCTGCTACCCGCTGTCGGCCGCCTCGCGCGTGCTGGAGCGGCGCTGGACGCAAGCATGA
- the hutU gene encoding urocanate hydratase: MTDNAHKPTKYRDVEIRAARGNKLTAKSWLTEAPLRMLMNNLDPEVAENPKELVVYGGIGRAARNWECYDKIVESLTNLNDDETLLVQSGKPVGVFKTHSNAPRVLIANSNLVPHWATWEHFNELDAKGLAMYGQMTAGSWIYIGSQGIVQGTYETFVEAGRQHYDSNLKGRWVLTAGLGGMGGAQPLAATLAGACSLNIECQQVSIDFRLKSHYVDEQAKDLDDALARITKYTKEGKAISIALLGNAAEILPELVRRGVRPDMVTDQTSAHDPLNGYLPAGWTWDEYRARAKTEPAAVIKAAKQSMAVHVKAMLMSPNTCPPCLRYIHSRRERGLIGGCCRDTPT, from the coding sequence GTGACTGACAATGCCCATAAACCTACAAAGTATCGTGACGTCGAAATCCGCGCCGCACGCGGTAACAAGCTGACCGCCAAGAGCTGGCTGACTGAAGCGCCGCTGCGCATGCTGATGAACAACCTCGACCCGGAAGTGGCCGAGAACCCGAAAGAGCTGGTGGTCTACGGGGGCATCGGTCGCGCCGCGCGTAACTGGGAATGCTACGACAAGATCGTCGAAAGTCTGACCAACCTGAACGACGACGAGACCCTGCTGGTGCAATCCGGCAAACCGGTCGGCGTGTTCAAGACCCACAGCAATGCCCCGCGCGTGCTGATCGCCAACTCCAACCTGGTGCCGCACTGGGCGACCTGGGAACACTTCAACGAACTCGACGCCAAAGGCCTGGCGATGTACGGCCAGATGACCGCCGGCAGTTGGATCTACATCGGCAGCCAGGGCATCGTCCAGGGCACTTACGAAACCTTCGTCGAGGCCGGTCGCCAACATTACGATTCCAACCTCAAGGGCCGCTGGGTCCTGACCGCCGGCCTGGGCGGCATGGGTGGCGCCCAGCCATTGGCCGCGACCCTGGCCGGTGCCTGCTCGCTGAACATCGAATGCCAGCAGGTCAGCATCGATTTCCGCCTGAAAAGCCATTACGTCGACGAGCAAGCCAAAGACCTCGACGACGCGCTGGCGCGTATCACCAAGTACACCAAGGAAGGCAAGGCGATCTCCATCGCGCTGCTGGGTAACGCTGCGGAAATCCTCCCGGAACTGGTCCGTCGCGGCGTGCGCCCGGACATGGTCACCGACCAGACCAGCGCCCACGACCCGCTCAACGGCTACCTGCCGGCCGGCTGGACCTGGGACGAATACCGCGCCCGCGCCAAGACCGAACCAGCTGCGGTGATCAAGGCCGCCAAGCAATCGATGGCGGTGCACGTCAAGGCGATGCTGATGTCTCCGAACACCTGTCCACCATGTCTCCGGTACATACACTCCCGGAGGGAGAGGGGACTGATTGGGGGATGCTGTAGAGATACGCCGACCTGA
- a CDS encoding amino acid ABC transporter ATP-binding protein, giving the protein MSALIEFQGFNKFFGEHQVLKGIDLQVKSGEVIVILGPSGCGKSTLLRCLNGLETAHSGHLKFAGRELLDKATDWREVRQQIGMVFQSYHLFPHMSVLDNLLLGPLKVQKRERREARQQAEALLERVGLLDKRDAFPRQLSGGQQQRIAIVRSLCMNPRVMLFDEVTAALDPEMVKEVLEVIQGLAREGMTLLIVTHEMAFARAVADRIVFMDAGRILEQNPPELFFTNPQTARAQQFLEKFSYVEALPSTTSPKTTQTKELELP; this is encoded by the coding sequence ATGAGTGCATTGATCGAGTTTCAGGGCTTCAACAAATTCTTCGGCGAACATCAGGTGCTCAAGGGCATCGACCTGCAAGTGAAATCCGGCGAAGTCATCGTCATTCTTGGCCCCAGCGGCTGCGGAAAAAGCACCCTGCTGCGTTGCCTCAATGGTCTGGAAACCGCCCACAGCGGCCACCTGAAATTCGCCGGGCGCGAGCTGCTGGACAAGGCCACCGACTGGCGTGAAGTCCGTCAGCAGATCGGCATGGTGTTCCAGAGTTATCACCTGTTCCCGCACATGAGCGTGCTCGACAACTTGCTGCTCGGCCCACTCAAAGTGCAGAAGCGCGAACGCCGCGAAGCACGGCAACAAGCCGAAGCGCTGCTTGAACGCGTCGGCCTGCTGGACAAGCGCGATGCCTTTCCCCGGCAACTGTCCGGTGGTCAGCAGCAACGCATCGCCATCGTCCGTTCGTTGTGCATGAACCCACGGGTCATGCTCTTCGATGAAGTCACCGCCGCCCTCGACCCGGAGATGGTCAAGGAAGTGCTGGAAGTGATTCAGGGCCTGGCCCGCGAAGGCATGACCCTGTTGATCGTCACTCACGAAATGGCCTTCGCCCGCGCGGTGGCCGATCGCATCGTGTTCATGGATGCCGGGCGCATCCTTGAACAGAACCCGCCCGAGCTTTTCTTTACGAACCCGCAAACCGCACGCGCGCAGCAGTTCCTGGAGAAGTTCTCCTACGTTGAAGCCCTGCCTTCAACGACTTCGCCCAAAACGACTCAAACCAAGGAACTGGAACTGCCATGA
- a CDS encoding transporter substrate-binding domain-containing protein — MKTAKALFALPLISLALLAGCNKTEEPAKPKVASESTAPAGYLDKIKARDKLIVGVFTDKPPFGFVNEAGRYVGFDTDIGRQFAKDLLGDENKVEFVAVEPASRIPFLQSDKVDLILANMTVTPERKEAVEFTNPNLKVAVQALVPQSSEVKKLDDLATRTTIVTTGTTADIWLTKNHPDWKLLKFEKNSESLQALANGRGDAYAQDNLVLFSWAKQNPGYRVLDEKLGAEAPIAPAVKKGNIELRDWVNTELAKLGEEKYLLKLYDQYVRKELSDDTKPESVIVEGGKWQG; from the coding sequence ATGAAAACTGCCAAAGCCCTATTTGCTTTACCGCTGATCAGCCTCGCGTTGCTGGCCGGCTGCAACAAGACCGAAGAACCGGCCAAGCCGAAAGTCGCCAGCGAAAGCACCGCACCGGCTGGTTATCTGGACAAGATCAAGGCCCGCGACAAACTGATCGTCGGCGTGTTCACCGACAAACCGCCGTTCGGTTTCGTCAATGAAGCCGGTCGCTATGTCGGCTTCGATACCGACATCGGCCGCCAATTCGCCAAGGATCTGCTGGGCGATGAAAACAAGGTCGAATTCGTGGCCGTGGAACCGGCGAGCCGCATTCCGTTTCTGCAAAGCGACAAGGTCGACCTGATCCTCGCCAACATGACCGTGACCCCGGAGCGCAAGGAAGCGGTGGAATTCACCAACCCGAACCTCAAGGTCGCGGTGCAGGCTCTGGTGCCGCAGAGCAGCGAAGTGAAAAAACTGGACGACCTGGCGACCCGCACCACGATCGTTACCACCGGCACCACCGCCGATATCTGGCTGACCAAGAATCACCCGGACTGGAAACTGCTGAAGTTCGAGAAAAACTCCGAGTCGCTGCAAGCCCTGGCCAACGGCCGTGGCGATGCTTACGCCCAGGACAATCTGGTGCTGTTCAGTTGGGCCAAGCAGAACCCGGGCTACCGCGTGCTGGATGAAAAACTCGGCGCCGAAGCCCCGATTGCACCGGCGGTGAAGAAGGGCAATATTGAACTGCGTGACTGGGTGAATACGGAGTTGGCCAAGCTTGGGGAAGAGAAATACCTGCTCAAGCTGTATGACCAATATGTGCGTAAAGAGCTGAGTGATGACACCAAGCCTGAGAGTGTGATTGTTGAGGGTGGGAAGTGGCAGGGCTAA
- a CDS encoding AAA family ATPase, producing MLKTLAVANYRSINKLVIPLGRLNLITGPNGSGKSNLYRALRLLAETAQGGVVNALAREGGLESTFWAGPETISRRMRNGEVPIQSTVRQGVKRLRLGFAGEDFSYSIALGLPEPSLSFFSLDPEIKKECIWAGPLYRPASLLVDRDGPMIRTREGRSWDVLAQHTPNFDSLFDQVGSLRTSPEVFQMREFIRRWRFYDHFRSDADAPVRQPQLGTRTPVLHHDGRDLAAALRTIIEIGDPEALQTAISDAFPGARLNIAPLHGGRFAIEFFQEGLLRPLSAAELSDGTLRYLLLIAALLTPRPPSLMVLNEPETSLHPDLLPALARLIIRASQECQVWVVSHARRLISALQEDEECNCIVLEKTLGQTGVVGQRMLDEPAWNWPD from the coding sequence ATGCTCAAGACCCTCGCGGTAGCCAATTACCGCTCGATCAATAAATTGGTGATTCCGCTGGGTCGGCTGAACCTCATCACCGGCCCCAACGGCAGCGGCAAATCCAACCTTTACCGGGCGCTGCGGCTGCTGGCGGAAACTGCTCAGGGCGGCGTGGTCAATGCGCTGGCCCGCGAAGGCGGGCTGGAATCGACATTCTGGGCCGGGCCGGAAACCATCAGCCGGCGCATGCGCAACGGTGAAGTGCCGATTCAGTCGACGGTCCGCCAAGGCGTGAAACGACTACGGCTGGGGTTTGCCGGGGAGGATTTCAGCTATTCGATTGCGTTGGGGTTACCCGAGCCGAGCCTCTCGTTCTTTTCCCTCGACCCGGAAATCAAAAAGGAATGCATCTGGGCCGGGCCGCTCTATCGTCCGGCCAGTCTGCTGGTGGATCGCGACGGTCCGATGATCCGTACCCGCGAGGGTCGCAGTTGGGACGTGCTGGCACAGCACACGCCGAACTTCGACAGCCTGTTCGATCAGGTCGGCAGCCTGCGCACCTCGCCGGAAGTGTTCCAGATGCGCGAGTTCATCCGCCGCTGGCGCTTCTACGATCACTTTCGCAGCGACGCCGACGCTCCGGTGCGCCAGCCACAACTGGGCACGCGCACGCCGGTGCTGCATCACGACGGCCGTGACCTGGCGGCGGCGTTGCGCACCATCATCGAGATTGGCGATCCCGAGGCATTGCAGACGGCGATCAGCGATGCTTTTCCTGGCGCAAGGCTGAACATTGCGCCGCTGCACGGCGGACGCTTTGCCATCGAGTTTTTTCAGGAAGGGTTATTGCGACCGCTATCGGCGGCCGAGTTGTCAGACGGCACGCTGCGTTATCTGCTGCTGATCGCGGCGCTGCTGACGCCACGCCCGCCTTCGCTGATGGTGCTGAACGAACCGGAGACCAGTCTGCACCCGGACCTGTTGCCGGCGCTCGCGCGGTTGATCATTCGCGCGTCTCAGGAGTGTCAGGTGTGGGTGGTTTCACACGCACGGCGATTGATTTCGGCGTTGCAGGAAGATGAGGAATGCAATTGCATCGTGCTGGAGAAGACGCTGGGGCAGACGGGGGTTGTCGGGCAGAGGATGCTGGATGAGCCGGCGTGGAATTGGCCAGATTAG